A genomic region of Paralichthys olivaceus isolate ysfri-2021 chromosome 18, ASM2471397v2, whole genome shotgun sequence contains the following coding sequences:
- the garnl3 gene encoding GTPase-activating Rap/Ran-GAP domain-like protein 3 isoform X2: MNSDKNVYLGRDKGIMRKRALLLRKGCSFEITSSASEDLGCRRGDFSRKHYGSVELLISSDADGAIQRAGRFRVENGSSDETSDYTPGTWRRTDVHLENPEYHTRWFFKYFLGKVHQNYVGTDAEKNPFYLSVVLSDQNNQRVPQYRAILWRKMGTLKISLPYSPTKTLSVKSILSAMNMDRFEKGPREILNPEIQKDLLVLEEQEGSVNFKFGVLYAKDGQLTDDEMFSNETGSESFDKFLNLLGDNITLQGWAGYRGGLDTKNDTTGIKSIYTVYQGHELMFHVSTMLPYSKENKQQVERKRHIGNDIVTIVFQEGDDASSTFKPSMIRSHFTHIFALVRYNSQNDSYRLKIFSEESVPLFGPPLPSPPVFTDHQEFRDFLLVKLINGEKATLETPTFAQKRQRTLDMLIRSLYQDLMPDLHKVPFSPQNMLNRRSFSDVLPESPKSARKKEEARQAEFVRIGQALKLKTIVRGDAPTSLVTTGLCRKEPWESQSFCSTFPYEIVSADSWGQSLLVATDAAGVMLLDGPDPASSNAETQALPPVQVFDKTMVVKQMHVLEPQDLLITRADKGKDARLYVFRLNTLKRGLEEKQLVRNKCDSRENKLEKTKGCHLYSINTHHGSELRIVAAIRNKLLLITRKHLRFEGFSAVSAGPDSPVEEFQYIREICLCDPPVVMALVDGPTGENDNMICVAYKHQFDLINESTGDAYRLHHVDANRVNFVAAIDVYEDGEAGLLLCYNYSCYYKKVCPFNGSTPMIQSNTSDFHFSWNQMPNAIVCAFPYILAFTTDSIEIRLVVNGNLVYTAVVPELQLAASRSDIYFVSSAPVSSASNCSSRDTSSQSSPQTPTGYEMPVFPSPLGDDSIRIPYGTKLSLYMSKDAEGEAACKHMFKIPLCNLVGRSIERPLKSPLVNKVMTAPAPAMLPPTPLISATHSLSLSRMEIKEIASRTRKELLGLTEEPSGKSDSGTVKQRKMSKKNTEEEPKARALTSTNSDRLASDSFDADLDVQLHCSSSSEAEPEKAVLRGESPPLASAFALSTSFEEDVLDLK, from the exons ctctgCCTCGGAGGACCTGGGCTGCAGGCGTGGAGACTTCAGCAGGAAACACTATGGGTCGGTAGAGCTG ctGATTTCCAGTGACGCAGATGGGGCTATTCAGAGGGCAGGACGCTTCAGGGTGGAGAATGGCTCATCAGATGAG actTCGGACTACACTCCAGGAACCTGGAGGAGAACTGATGTCCATCTGGAGAATCCAGAGTACCACACCAGATGGTTCTTCAAATACTTCCTGGGAAAAG TCCACCAGAACTATGTGGGTACAGATGCAGAGAAAAATCCCTTCTATCTGTCAGTCGTCCTCTCAGACCAGAACAACCAGCGGGTTCCTCAGTACAGAGCCATCCTCTGGAGAAAGATG GGGACTCTGAAGATCAGCCTCCCGTACAGCCCGACCAAAACACTATCGGTCAAGTCCATCCTCAG TGCGATGAACATGGACAGGTTTGAGAAAGGCCCCAGGGAGATCCTCAACCCTGAGATCCAGAAG GATCTGCTGGTGTTGGAGGAACAGGAG GGTTCTGTCAACTTCAAATTTGGTGTCCTGTATGCCAAAGACGGACAGCTCACAGATGACGAGATGTTTAGCAACG AGACTGGGAGCGAGAGCTTTGATAAGTTTCTCAATCTGCTGGGTGACAACATTACGCTGCAGGGATGGGCAGGATACCGCGGAGGGCTCGACACCAAGA ATGACACTACAGGAATTAAGTCCATCTACACAGTGTATCAGGGCCATGAGCTAATGTTCCATGTGTCCACCATGTTACCCTACTCCAAAGAGAACAAACAGCAG GTGGAAAGAAAGAGGCACATTGGAAACGACATTGTCACCATAGTATTCCAGGAAGGGGATGACGCATCGTCAACCTTCAAACCATCGATGATCCGATCGCACTTCACCC ATATTTTTGCATTAGTTAGGTATAATAGCCAGAATGACAGTTACAG GTTGAAGATTTTCTCAGAGGAGAGCGTTCCACTGTTTGGACCCCCTCTCCCATCTCCTCCTGTATTTACTGATCACCAAGAATTCAGGGACTTTTTATTAGTCAAAT TAATCAATGGAGAGAAAGCCACACTGGAGACGCCAACGTTTGCCCAGAAGCGTCAGCGGACCCTCGATATGTTGATCCGCTCGCTCTACCAAGACCTCATGCCTGACCTGCACAAG GTTCCTTTTTCTCCCCAGAACATGTTAAATCGGCGGTCATTCAGCGACGTCCTGCCCGAGTCTCCAAAATCAGCACGCAAGAAGGAGGAGGCAAGGCAGGCTGAATTTGTCAGGATAGGGCAG GCCCTGAAGCTGAAGACCATTGTGAGAGGAGATGCCCCGACCAGTCTTGTTACCACAGGCCTGTGCAGAAAAGAG CCATGGGAGTCCCAGTCGTTCTGCAGCACGTTCCCATATGAGATTGTGAGCGCAGACTCCTGGGGTCAGTCTCTGCTGGTCGCCACCGACGCAGCGGGGGTCATGCTGCTGGATG GCCCAGATCCAGCTTCATCCAACGCTG AGACGCAAGCTCTGCCTCCAGTGCAGGTGTTTGACAAAACCATGGTGGTGAAGCAGATGCACGTTCTCGAGCCTCAGGACCTGCTCATCACCAGAGCCGACAAAG ggaAGGATGCTCGACTCTATGTGTTCAGACTCAACACGCTCAAGAGAGGCCTGGAGGAGAAGCAGCTCGTCCGGAACAAGTGTGACAGTCGGGAAAATAAACTGGAGAAAACTAAAG GCTGTCATTTGTACTCTATCAACACCCACCACGGCTCCGAGCTGAGGATAGTAGCAGCCATCAGGAACAAACTCCTCCTCATCACCAGGAAACATCTGCGTTTCGAGGGCTTCAGCGCCGTCTCCGCGGGGCCAGACTCGCCGGTGGAGGAGTTCCAGTACATACGG GAGATCTGTCTGTGTGACCCTCCGGTGGTGATGGCTCTGGTGGACGGGCCGACGGGGGAGAATGACAACATGATCTGCGTGGCCTACAAACACCAGTTTGACCTGATCAATGAGAGCACTGGAGATGCCTACCGGCTACATCACGTAGACGCCAACAGG GTAAATTTTGTAGCAGCCATTGATGTGTATGAAGACGGCGAGGCGGGTCTGCTGTTGTGTTACAACT ACAGTTGTTATTATAAAAAAGTTTGTCCGTTTAACGGCTCCACACCCATGATCCAGTCCAACACCTCTGACTTCCACTTCAGCTGGAACCAGATGCCCAACGCTATCG TTTGTGCATTTCCTTACATCCTGGCCTTCACAACGGACTCCATCGAGATCCGACTGGTGGTAAATGGAAACCTTGTGTACACGGCAGTGGTTCCAGAGCTACAGTTGGCTGCTTCACGG TCAGACATCTATTTTGTTTCGTCGGCTCCGGTCAGCTCGGCCTCCAACTGCAGTTCAAGAGATACCAGCTCCCAGAGTTCCCCGCAGACGCCCACCGGCTACGAGATGCCCGTGTTCCCCTCGCCGCTCGGTGATG ATTCAATACGGATCCCCTATGGTACCAAGCTTTCCCTGTACATGTCTAAGGATGCCGAAG GAGAAGCAGCATGCAAGCACATGTTCAAGATCCCTCTGTGTAACTTGGTCGGCCGGAGCATTGAAAGACCCCTCAAGTCCCCGCTGGTCAACAAGGTTATGACGGCGCCGGCTCCGGCTATGTTGCCGCCGACTCCCCTGATCTCTGCAACACACTCACTGTCCCTGTCACGCATGGAAATCAAAGAGATAGCCAGCCGCACACGGAAGGAGCTGCTTG GCTTGACAGAGGAACCAAGTGGGAAGTCGGACAGTGGAACAGTCAAACAGAGGAAGATGAGCAAGAAGAACACTGAGGAAGAGCCCAAAGCTCGAGCACTGACGTCAACAAACAGTGACAG GTTAGCATCAGACTCTTTTGACGCAGACCTGGACGTCCAGCTGCATTGTTCGTCCAGTTCGGAGGCCGAGCCAGAGAAGGCGGTGCTGCGGGGGGAGAGCCCACCTCTCGCCAGCGCGTTTGCCCTCTCTACATCGTTTGAAGAAGATGTCCTGGACCTAAAGTGA
- the garnl3 gene encoding GTPase-activating Rap/Ran-GAP domain-like protein 3 isoform X1, with the protein MNSDKNVYLGRDKGIMRKRALLLRKGCSFEITSSASEDLGCRRGDFSRKHYGSVELLISSDADGAIQRAGRFRVENGSSDETSDYTPGTWRRTDVHLENPEYHTRWFFKYFLGKVHQNYVGTDAEKNPFYLSVVLSDQNNQRVPQYRAILWRKMGTLKISLPYSPTKTLSVKSILSAMNMDRFEKGPREILNPEIQKDLLVLEEQEGSVNFKFGVLYAKDGQLTDDEMFSNETGSESFDKFLNLLGDNITLQGWAGYRGGLDTKNDTTGIKSIYTVYQGHELMFHVSTMLPYSKENKQQVERKRHIGNDIVTIVFQEGDDASSTFKPSMIRSHFTHIFALVRYNSQNDSYRLKIFSEESVPLFGPPLPSPPVFTDHQEFRDFLLVKLINGEKATLETPTFAQKRQRTLDMLIRSLYQDLMPDLHKVPFSPQNMLNRRSFSDVLPESPKSARKKEEARQAEFVRIGQALKLKTIVRGDAPTSLVTTGLCRKEPWESQSFCSTFPYEIVSADSWGQSLLVATDAAGVMLLDGPDPASSNAETQALPPVQVFDKTMVVKQMHVLEPQDLLITRADKGKDARLYVFRLNTLKRGLEEKQLVRNKCDSRENKLEKTKGCHLYSINTHHGSELRIVAAIRNKLLLITRKHLRFEGFSAVSAGPDSPVEEFQYIREICLCDPPVVMALVDGPTGENDNMICVAYKHQFDLINESTGDAYRLHHVDANRVNFVAAIDVYEDGEAGLLLCYNYSCYYKKVCPFNGSTPMIQSNTSDFHFSWNQMPNAIVCAFPYILAFTTDSIEIRLVVNGNLVYTAVVPELQLAASRSDIYFVSSAPVSSASNCSSRDTSSQSSPQTPTGYEMPVFPSPLGDDSIRIPYGTKLSLYMSKDAEGEAACKHMFKIPLCNLVGRSIERPLKSPLVNKVMTAPAPAMLPPTPLISATHSLSLSRMEIKEIASRTRKELLGLTEEPSGKSDSGTVKQRKMSKKNTEEEPKARALTSTNSDSRLASDSFDADLDVQLHCSSSSEAEPEKAVLRGESPPLASAFALSTSFEEDVLDLK; encoded by the exons ctctgCCTCGGAGGACCTGGGCTGCAGGCGTGGAGACTTCAGCAGGAAACACTATGGGTCGGTAGAGCTG ctGATTTCCAGTGACGCAGATGGGGCTATTCAGAGGGCAGGACGCTTCAGGGTGGAGAATGGCTCATCAGATGAG actTCGGACTACACTCCAGGAACCTGGAGGAGAACTGATGTCCATCTGGAGAATCCAGAGTACCACACCAGATGGTTCTTCAAATACTTCCTGGGAAAAG TCCACCAGAACTATGTGGGTACAGATGCAGAGAAAAATCCCTTCTATCTGTCAGTCGTCCTCTCAGACCAGAACAACCAGCGGGTTCCTCAGTACAGAGCCATCCTCTGGAGAAAGATG GGGACTCTGAAGATCAGCCTCCCGTACAGCCCGACCAAAACACTATCGGTCAAGTCCATCCTCAG TGCGATGAACATGGACAGGTTTGAGAAAGGCCCCAGGGAGATCCTCAACCCTGAGATCCAGAAG GATCTGCTGGTGTTGGAGGAACAGGAG GGTTCTGTCAACTTCAAATTTGGTGTCCTGTATGCCAAAGACGGACAGCTCACAGATGACGAGATGTTTAGCAACG AGACTGGGAGCGAGAGCTTTGATAAGTTTCTCAATCTGCTGGGTGACAACATTACGCTGCAGGGATGGGCAGGATACCGCGGAGGGCTCGACACCAAGA ATGACACTACAGGAATTAAGTCCATCTACACAGTGTATCAGGGCCATGAGCTAATGTTCCATGTGTCCACCATGTTACCCTACTCCAAAGAGAACAAACAGCAG GTGGAAAGAAAGAGGCACATTGGAAACGACATTGTCACCATAGTATTCCAGGAAGGGGATGACGCATCGTCAACCTTCAAACCATCGATGATCCGATCGCACTTCACCC ATATTTTTGCATTAGTTAGGTATAATAGCCAGAATGACAGTTACAG GTTGAAGATTTTCTCAGAGGAGAGCGTTCCACTGTTTGGACCCCCTCTCCCATCTCCTCCTGTATTTACTGATCACCAAGAATTCAGGGACTTTTTATTAGTCAAAT TAATCAATGGAGAGAAAGCCACACTGGAGACGCCAACGTTTGCCCAGAAGCGTCAGCGGACCCTCGATATGTTGATCCGCTCGCTCTACCAAGACCTCATGCCTGACCTGCACAAG GTTCCTTTTTCTCCCCAGAACATGTTAAATCGGCGGTCATTCAGCGACGTCCTGCCCGAGTCTCCAAAATCAGCACGCAAGAAGGAGGAGGCAAGGCAGGCTGAATTTGTCAGGATAGGGCAG GCCCTGAAGCTGAAGACCATTGTGAGAGGAGATGCCCCGACCAGTCTTGTTACCACAGGCCTGTGCAGAAAAGAG CCATGGGAGTCCCAGTCGTTCTGCAGCACGTTCCCATATGAGATTGTGAGCGCAGACTCCTGGGGTCAGTCTCTGCTGGTCGCCACCGACGCAGCGGGGGTCATGCTGCTGGATG GCCCAGATCCAGCTTCATCCAACGCTG AGACGCAAGCTCTGCCTCCAGTGCAGGTGTTTGACAAAACCATGGTGGTGAAGCAGATGCACGTTCTCGAGCCTCAGGACCTGCTCATCACCAGAGCCGACAAAG ggaAGGATGCTCGACTCTATGTGTTCAGACTCAACACGCTCAAGAGAGGCCTGGAGGAGAAGCAGCTCGTCCGGAACAAGTGTGACAGTCGGGAAAATAAACTGGAGAAAACTAAAG GCTGTCATTTGTACTCTATCAACACCCACCACGGCTCCGAGCTGAGGATAGTAGCAGCCATCAGGAACAAACTCCTCCTCATCACCAGGAAACATCTGCGTTTCGAGGGCTTCAGCGCCGTCTCCGCGGGGCCAGACTCGCCGGTGGAGGAGTTCCAGTACATACGG GAGATCTGTCTGTGTGACCCTCCGGTGGTGATGGCTCTGGTGGACGGGCCGACGGGGGAGAATGACAACATGATCTGCGTGGCCTACAAACACCAGTTTGACCTGATCAATGAGAGCACTGGAGATGCCTACCGGCTACATCACGTAGACGCCAACAGG GTAAATTTTGTAGCAGCCATTGATGTGTATGAAGACGGCGAGGCGGGTCTGCTGTTGTGTTACAACT ACAGTTGTTATTATAAAAAAGTTTGTCCGTTTAACGGCTCCACACCCATGATCCAGTCCAACACCTCTGACTTCCACTTCAGCTGGAACCAGATGCCCAACGCTATCG TTTGTGCATTTCCTTACATCCTGGCCTTCACAACGGACTCCATCGAGATCCGACTGGTGGTAAATGGAAACCTTGTGTACACGGCAGTGGTTCCAGAGCTACAGTTGGCTGCTTCACGG TCAGACATCTATTTTGTTTCGTCGGCTCCGGTCAGCTCGGCCTCCAACTGCAGTTCAAGAGATACCAGCTCCCAGAGTTCCCCGCAGACGCCCACCGGCTACGAGATGCCCGTGTTCCCCTCGCCGCTCGGTGATG ATTCAATACGGATCCCCTATGGTACCAAGCTTTCCCTGTACATGTCTAAGGATGCCGAAG GAGAAGCAGCATGCAAGCACATGTTCAAGATCCCTCTGTGTAACTTGGTCGGCCGGAGCATTGAAAGACCCCTCAAGTCCCCGCTGGTCAACAAGGTTATGACGGCGCCGGCTCCGGCTATGTTGCCGCCGACTCCCCTGATCTCTGCAACACACTCACTGTCCCTGTCACGCATGGAAATCAAAGAGATAGCCAGCCGCACACGGAAGGAGCTGCTTG GCTTGACAGAGGAACCAAGTGGGAAGTCGGACAGTGGAACAGTCAAACAGAGGAAGATGAGCAAGAAGAACACTGAGGAAGAGCCCAAAGCTCGAGCACTGACGTCAACAAACAGTGACAG CAGGTTAGCATCAGACTCTTTTGACGCAGACCTGGACGTCCAGCTGCATTGTTCGTCCAGTTCGGAGGCCGAGCCAGAGAAGGCGGTGCTGCGGGGGGAGAGCCCACCTCTCGCCAGCGCGTTTGCCCTCTCTACATCGTTTGAAGAAGATGTCCTGGACCTAAAGTGA
- the garnl3 gene encoding GTPase-activating Rap/Ran-GAP domain-like protein 3 isoform X7, whose product MNSVDPASNKLLTFYQRSASEDLGCRRGDFSRKHYGSVELLISSDADGAIQRAGRFRVENGSSDETSDYTPGTWRRTDVHLENPEYHTRWFFKYFLGKVHQNYVGTDAEKNPFYLSVVLSDQNNQRVPQYRAILWRKMGTLKISLPYSPTKTLSVKSILSAMNMDRFEKGPREILNPEIQKDLLVLEEQEGSVNFKFGVLYAKDGQLTDDEMFSNETGSESFDKFLNLLGDNITLQGWAGYRGGLDTKNDTTGIKSIYTVYQGHELMFHVSTMLPYSKENKQQVERKRHIGNDIVTIVFQEGDDASSTFKPSMIRSHFTHIFALVRYNSQNDSYRLKIFSEESVPLFGPPLPSPPVFTDHQEFRDFLLVKLINGEKATLETPTFAQKRQRTLDMLIRSLYQDLMPDLHKNMLNRRSFSDVLPESPKSARKKEEARQAEFVRIGQALKLKTIVRGDAPTSLVTTGLCRKEPWESQSFCSTFPYEIVSADSWGQSLLVATDAAGVMLLDGPDPASSNAETQALPPVQVFDKTMVVKQMHVLEPQDLLITRADKGKDARLYVFRLNTLKRGLEEKQLVRNKCDSRENKLEKTKGCHLYSINTHHGSELRIVAAIRNKLLLITRKHLRFEGFSAVSAGPDSPVEEFQYIREICLCDPPVVMALVDGPTGENDNMICVAYKHQFDLINESTGDAYRLHHVDANRVNFVAAIDVYEDGEAGLLLCYNYSCYYKKVCPFNGSTPMIQSNTSDFHFSWNQMPNAIVCAFPYILAFTTDSIEIRLVVNGNLVYTAVVPELQLAASRSDIYFVSSAPVSSASNCSSRDTSSQSSPQTPTGYEMPVFPSPLGDDSIRIPYGTKLSLYMSKDAEGEAACKHMFKIPLCNLVGRSIERPLKSPLVNKVMTAPAPAMLPPTPLISATHSLSLSRMEIKEIASRTRKELLGLTEEPSGKSDSGTVKQRKMSKKNTEEEPKARALTSTNSDSRLASDSFDADLDVQLHCSSSSEAEPEKAVLRGESPPLASAFALSTSFEEDVLDLK is encoded by the exons ctctgCCTCGGAGGACCTGGGCTGCAGGCGTGGAGACTTCAGCAGGAAACACTATGGGTCGGTAGAGCTG ctGATTTCCAGTGACGCAGATGGGGCTATTCAGAGGGCAGGACGCTTCAGGGTGGAGAATGGCTCATCAGATGAG actTCGGACTACACTCCAGGAACCTGGAGGAGAACTGATGTCCATCTGGAGAATCCAGAGTACCACACCAGATGGTTCTTCAAATACTTCCTGGGAAAAG TCCACCAGAACTATGTGGGTACAGATGCAGAGAAAAATCCCTTCTATCTGTCAGTCGTCCTCTCAGACCAGAACAACCAGCGGGTTCCTCAGTACAGAGCCATCCTCTGGAGAAAGATG GGGACTCTGAAGATCAGCCTCCCGTACAGCCCGACCAAAACACTATCGGTCAAGTCCATCCTCAG TGCGATGAACATGGACAGGTTTGAGAAAGGCCCCAGGGAGATCCTCAACCCTGAGATCCAGAAG GATCTGCTGGTGTTGGAGGAACAGGAG GGTTCTGTCAACTTCAAATTTGGTGTCCTGTATGCCAAAGACGGACAGCTCACAGATGACGAGATGTTTAGCAACG AGACTGGGAGCGAGAGCTTTGATAAGTTTCTCAATCTGCTGGGTGACAACATTACGCTGCAGGGATGGGCAGGATACCGCGGAGGGCTCGACACCAAGA ATGACACTACAGGAATTAAGTCCATCTACACAGTGTATCAGGGCCATGAGCTAATGTTCCATGTGTCCACCATGTTACCCTACTCCAAAGAGAACAAACAGCAG GTGGAAAGAAAGAGGCACATTGGAAACGACATTGTCACCATAGTATTCCAGGAAGGGGATGACGCATCGTCAACCTTCAAACCATCGATGATCCGATCGCACTTCACCC ATATTTTTGCATTAGTTAGGTATAATAGCCAGAATGACAGTTACAG GTTGAAGATTTTCTCAGAGGAGAGCGTTCCACTGTTTGGACCCCCTCTCCCATCTCCTCCTGTATTTACTGATCACCAAGAATTCAGGGACTTTTTATTAGTCAAAT TAATCAATGGAGAGAAAGCCACACTGGAGACGCCAACGTTTGCCCAGAAGCGTCAGCGGACCCTCGATATGTTGATCCGCTCGCTCTACCAAGACCTCATGCCTGACCTGCACAAG AACATGTTAAATCGGCGGTCATTCAGCGACGTCCTGCCCGAGTCTCCAAAATCAGCACGCAAGAAGGAGGAGGCAAGGCAGGCTGAATTTGTCAGGATAGGGCAG GCCCTGAAGCTGAAGACCATTGTGAGAGGAGATGCCCCGACCAGTCTTGTTACCACAGGCCTGTGCAGAAAAGAG CCATGGGAGTCCCAGTCGTTCTGCAGCACGTTCCCATATGAGATTGTGAGCGCAGACTCCTGGGGTCAGTCTCTGCTGGTCGCCACCGACGCAGCGGGGGTCATGCTGCTGGATG GCCCAGATCCAGCTTCATCCAACGCTG AGACGCAAGCTCTGCCTCCAGTGCAGGTGTTTGACAAAACCATGGTGGTGAAGCAGATGCACGTTCTCGAGCCTCAGGACCTGCTCATCACCAGAGCCGACAAAG ggaAGGATGCTCGACTCTATGTGTTCAGACTCAACACGCTCAAGAGAGGCCTGGAGGAGAAGCAGCTCGTCCGGAACAAGTGTGACAGTCGGGAAAATAAACTGGAGAAAACTAAAG GCTGTCATTTGTACTCTATCAACACCCACCACGGCTCCGAGCTGAGGATAGTAGCAGCCATCAGGAACAAACTCCTCCTCATCACCAGGAAACATCTGCGTTTCGAGGGCTTCAGCGCCGTCTCCGCGGGGCCAGACTCGCCGGTGGAGGAGTTCCAGTACATACGG GAGATCTGTCTGTGTGACCCTCCGGTGGTGATGGCTCTGGTGGACGGGCCGACGGGGGAGAATGACAACATGATCTGCGTGGCCTACAAACACCAGTTTGACCTGATCAATGAGAGCACTGGAGATGCCTACCGGCTACATCACGTAGACGCCAACAGG GTAAATTTTGTAGCAGCCATTGATGTGTATGAAGACGGCGAGGCGGGTCTGCTGTTGTGTTACAACT ACAGTTGTTATTATAAAAAAGTTTGTCCGTTTAACGGCTCCACACCCATGATCCAGTCCAACACCTCTGACTTCCACTTCAGCTGGAACCAGATGCCCAACGCTATCG TTTGTGCATTTCCTTACATCCTGGCCTTCACAACGGACTCCATCGAGATCCGACTGGTGGTAAATGGAAACCTTGTGTACACGGCAGTGGTTCCAGAGCTACAGTTGGCTGCTTCACGG TCAGACATCTATTTTGTTTCGTCGGCTCCGGTCAGCTCGGCCTCCAACTGCAGTTCAAGAGATACCAGCTCCCAGAGTTCCCCGCAGACGCCCACCGGCTACGAGATGCCCGTGTTCCCCTCGCCGCTCGGTGATG ATTCAATACGGATCCCCTATGGTACCAAGCTTTCCCTGTACATGTCTAAGGATGCCGAAG GAGAAGCAGCATGCAAGCACATGTTCAAGATCCCTCTGTGTAACTTGGTCGGCCGGAGCATTGAAAGACCCCTCAAGTCCCCGCTGGTCAACAAGGTTATGACGGCGCCGGCTCCGGCTATGTTGCCGCCGACTCCCCTGATCTCTGCAACACACTCACTGTCCCTGTCACGCATGGAAATCAAAGAGATAGCCAGCCGCACACGGAAGGAGCTGCTTG GCTTGACAGAGGAACCAAGTGGGAAGTCGGACAGTGGAACAGTCAAACAGAGGAAGATGAGCAAGAAGAACACTGAGGAAGAGCCCAAAGCTCGAGCACTGACGTCAACAAACAGTGACAG CAGGTTAGCATCAGACTCTTTTGACGCAGACCTGGACGTCCAGCTGCATTGTTCGTCCAGTTCGGAGGCCGAGCCAGAGAAGGCGGTGCTGCGGGGGGAGAGCCCACCTCTCGCCAGCGCGTTTGCCCTCTCTACATCGTTTGAAGAAGATGTCCTGGACCTAAAGTGA